The following is a genomic window from Candidatus Leptovillus gracilis.
GTCCCGGCCGGTTTATGAACCCCCATCTCCTGGCTGATGATGATTAGATGGGGGTCTACAGCTTCGCCAACAATCCTCTCTATGACCGGGCGGATCAGGCGTGAATGATTGGAAATAACGCCCAACTTTACCCCTTTTGTTCGTAATGTTTGCAGCACCGGTCTCGTCTCCTCATATGGCAGTTGGGGCAAAAAGGCGTAAGCGTTGTACAGGTGGACGGCCCGTTCCCAATCCCGATCACGATGACTCAGACGCGCCAGGATGTCTTGATAGTACCGGGCGATTTCCCGTTGTGTTTGCTGGTTCTGGGGGCGTTTAATTTTGCCCGCCTGCACATCAGCCCGATAACAGCGAACAGCATTTTGCACTTCCCGCAAAGTATATGGCAGCCCCTCCCGCTGAAACAACGCCGTCAGCCGTTCCTCTGGCGAAATGTCGCCCAACACGCGGACCAACGTCAGGTCCCAATCGAAAAAAATACAGGTAAACTGTTTAACACTCATTCTCCGATGTACCCCACAATGATTTTTACCAATACCCCATTTTATTACTGGTAATTGGGAGCATTGTAGGTGGGGGAGACGGCCGTGTCTATGCGCGGCGCGTAAATTTTGCGCGACTGGCTTAAAAATTCACGCTTTTTTTGCGCAAAAGTCCCCGTCGCTCTGAAAGCGACGGGGGACTTTTACATTCTTTAGTCTTCCGAGATGGTGGTTTCTTGGCTGCCGAGGCAAGCGGATCAAGAAGATGGGGTGGCGGTAGGGGTCTCCGTGGGGGTCGGTTCCAGCGTTGGCGTGGCTGTCATTTCGTCTTCAACAGGGGTTGGCGAAGGCGTTGGCGTAGCCCCTGGCGGCGTGTTGGTGCTGGTCGGTGTGGCTGTGGGCGTGGTGGAGGGCGTCGCCGTTTCTGTCGGCGTGGGGGTTTCGGTGGGTGTGCCGGTGGGCGTTGGCGTTGGCTGTTGCAGGGTGAGCAGCACGCGGCTTTCCAGGCTTACCGGATCGTTTTCCGGCGTATAAGGATTGTCTGGCCCGTAAATGGTCACGCGCACGGTCACGGGGCCGCTGAAATCTATCTCGCTGAGGTCCCAGGTTGCCAGCAGGTCGTTGTCCACCTGTTCTGGCCGCCGCTCTTGCACAACACCCCACCCACCCGGATCATGGCTGATGCCCCATTCCACCATATACCCGGCGAAGTTTGGCCCTTTGGCCGTGCCGCGAATTTCCACCAGATTGCCAACTTCACTATTGGCCGATGGTTGGTTGATGCTGACTTGTGGCCGGGGGGTGTTGGCGTCGCAGAGTTGTTCAGGCGGTAGTTTCAACGGCAGGGCAATGTTGCGCTGGGCGGCCCAATTTTGGCCGACGGCCGTTTGTTCCAGCCATTGTTGCGCCAACAGGCGCTCACGGGCGATCACATCGGGACGGCCGTTCACCAAAATGGTGAAGAAGTTGGATTCGACCACCGATTCGGCGCACGCGGCATTGGCGCGTAAATTGGTCCACAGGTCCACAGGCACAACCTGGCTGAAATCGTAGCTGCTGTCTAATGGCGGTTGATCGCCGGCAAACACCTCCACCGCGCGATTGGCGCAGTCAGGGCCGGGGCGCGTGCCGGAATCGGCGCAAATCTCAGCTTCAATGATGCCCGGCGGCCGCACAAAATCTAACGGCTGTTTGTCGGCGTGGTACTGGGTCATGAAGCTGTTCCAGATGGGCGTGGCAAGCTGGTAGCCAGACTGTCCGGGAGCGATAGGCTGGTTGCTGGTGTTGCCCACCCACACGGCCGTTACCACATGCGCCGAATAGCCAATGGTCCAGCCATCACGCACATCGTTGGCCGAACTGCCCGACGTGCCCGTCTTCACCGCCACCCGGTGGCCGGGGATTTGTAGTCGATTGTTGGCCCCAAACTCCTCCAGCCGGGCATTGTTGTCCGACAAGATGTTGCTCATCAAATAGGCGTGTTCGGGCCGCACCACCTGGGCTTCGGCTGACGGCCGTTGCACGTGTTCATACAGAATATTGTTGCGCCCATCTTCAATGCGAACGATGGTGTATGGCGGCAGGTAGCGTCCCTGGTTGGCTAGAGTGGCAAACGCTCCGGCCATTTGCAGCGGCGGGATTTCACCCCCGCCCAAAGCCAGCGACAGGCCATAGTTACGCGGTTGGCCCACCTCGGCGCAGCCTTCGTCACGCAGCGCCGTCAGACCCACTTTTTGCATGTTGGCGATGAAGTTACACACACCATAAAACTCCATCGCCTTCACCGCCGGGATGTTGTAGGAGTTGCCCAACGCCGGCCGCAGCCGCAGCGGCCCATGGAATATATCGTCAAAATTCTTGGGCACATAAGGCGCATTGGCCCCATCGGTAAACTGCGTCTGTACATCCCAAATCAGCGTAGATGGCGTCCAACCCGCTTCCATCGCCGACAAGTAGACCATCGGTTTCAGGCTGGAGCCGGGTTGACGCGGAGCCAGAACCATGTTCACCTGCCCGCTGATGGCCTCGTCATAAAAATCTATACTGCCCACCAGAGCCAACACTTCGCCGGTTTCTGGTTTGATGGCCACCAGGGCGGCGTTGTTGGCCCCGCCAGCCTGAACGCTGGCGCGGTTGGCCGTCATCGTTTGCTGGGCCAGGTCTTGGGCTGCCGGGTCCAGGGTGGTGTAAATGCGCAGCCCACCCCGGTAAATTGATTGCGCGCCCAGCAGCTCTTCTGCCTGCTGCAAGACGGTGAAGGTGAAATGCGGGTAATCAATCTGGGGCGCTCTGGGGCGCAGCTCATAAACGCGAACATTCATTTCGTTCAGCGCGGCCTGGGCCTCTTCTGTGGTCACGTAGTCGTCACTGATCATCAGATTCAGCACCTGCCACTGCCGGCCAACGGCCAGATCAGGCGCGGTGTAGGGGTCCCAGGCGGCCGGGGCCTGGGGCAGCCCGGCCAGCAAAGAGGCTTCGGCCAGGGTGAGATCTTTGGCCGGTTTGTCGAAGTAGGTCTGGGCGGCCGCTTCAATGCCATAGGCCAGATTGCCGTAGTAAATTTCGTTGAGATACAGCTCCAGGATGGTATCTTTTTTGTAGGTACGAGCCAGTTCGGCGGCTAGAATGATCTCGCGGATTTTACGCCGGGCAGTACGCTCGGTGCGTTCGGTTTCATCCAGCAAAACGGCGCGGACAAGCTGTTGGGTGATGGTGCTGGTTCCGGCGATTTGCTCTCCTTCGCGGGCGGCCTGGAAGACGGCGCGGGCCAGGCCGATGGGGTCGAAGCCGGGATTGTCGTAAAAACGGGAATCCTCAGTGGCAATGGTGGCCTGGATGAGGTATGGCGAGATTTGGTCCAGGGAAACGCGGGTGCGGTTGCCCATGTTGGGGTCGGCCAGGGAGAAAATTTCACGGCCGTACCTGTCGTAGACGCGGGCTGTTTCAAAGCTGCTGGCGCGCGCTTCTAATTCGGCGACCGATGGCAGGTCGCGGGCGATGCTGGTGTAGCCAATGGCCGCCGCCACGACGCCCAGGATACTGAACAAGAGAATGCCAACCAGACCGATAACCAACACGCGGGCCAAACAGCCATGCCAGTCGCGGCGGCGGCGGGGTTTGGGCGGCGCCGCCGACCGGCCGGGGGTCGGCACAGCGACTTGGGCGGGTGGTGGGGTGGCGCGGCGCGTGGCGGGCGTGGCGGGCGTGGCCGCCGGGGGTTGGTTGGACGGCCGTGTCGTTCCGCGTCGGGGTTGGGTGGTGGGCAGTGGGGTGGGTTGGTCGGCAGACGGCCGTTTCACCGGCCGATACAGGCGCGTCACGGCTTCATCGTCTGGGGTGCGGCCGCCGGGAATAGCCACCCGTGGGCTGACATTGGTGGCGTCGGGGTCGTATTCTAACGGCCGTTCCTGCGGCGGAATCTCCTCTGGCGTCAGCGGCAGCGGAATTGGTTGGCGATGGGCGGGCTGTGTGGGGGCTGGTGCGCCGGTCAGGGTGGCATCATCGCTGTCTGTGCCCAGCGAGATTTGCGGTGGAAAGATTGTTTGTGTCGGCGCGTTATCACGCGCAGGCGGCTCATTTTCTCGCGCCAGTTCGGCCATCAAATCCAACAATGAGATCGTTTCGCTGTGAGGCTGATCATCGCCCGGTTGATCGGTTGGTTTCTTGGCCGGTTGGGGCGGCTGATGAGCCGCTGTATCTTGTTCGTTGGTGTCGTTTGCCATTATCCTTTGCTCTTCACTAACATGACCCAATCTCCACGTTGCACAACTTTATCATCCTGATTTATAACGCTGTACTTCATGGTAATGTTCCCCCCACCCAGGCGGGCAAACGCTTTTGTGTCGGTGATCTCAATTCTGACGTGGATCGTGTCGCCAATAAAAACCGGCAAACTAAATTTGCAAGACAATTCCCGAAAAGCCAGCACCGTGCCCTCAATAAAGCCCGTCTGCACCGCCAGCCCGGTAGCCACAGACTGCACCAACAAACCATGCGCCACGCGCTGCCCAAATGATTCCTGAGCCGCATAAACCGCGTCGGTGTGGATACGGTTGAAATCGCCGGACAATCCGGCGAAATTCACGATGTCGGTTTCGCTGATGGTGCGCCCGGCGGTCAGCAAAATCTGGCCGATCTCAAACCCTTCAAAGTAAAGTCCACGAGGGTGGTAAGCAGGTTTGGTCATGGTTAAAAACTCCGTGTTCCGTAAGCCGTATTCCGTTCACGGCTTGCGGCTTACGACTAACGGCTAACGGACCACGCTCTTACTCCGCGGCGGCGAGCCTTTCCGCTTCTTCGGCGACAGAGAGTCTATCAATAAAGGGGTCCAGGTCGCCAGACATAACGGCCGTCAGGTTGTAACTGGAATAGCCGATACGATGGTCCGTCACCCGGCTCTGCGGGTAATTATAAGTGCGAATCTTTTCGCTGCGATCCCCAGACCCCACCTGCGATTTGCGGTCGGCGGCGACCGAAGCATTTTGCTTCGATTCTTCTATCTCTTGCAGGCGGGCCTGGATAATGGCCATGCCAAGCTGCTTGTTTTGCAGCAGGCTGCGCTCCGACTGGATTTTGACGGCGATGCCCGAAGGTTTGTGGACGATGCGCGCCGCTGTGGCGTTTTTCTGCATGTGCTGGCCGCCTGGGCCGGAGGAAAAAGTGGAGGTAATCTCCAGGTCCCGTTCGTCCAGGGTGATTTCCACATCTTCTACCTCTGGCATCACGGCGACGGTGGCGGCGCTGGTGTGGATGCGCCCTTGCGATTCGGTGGCCGGGACGCGCTGCACCCGGTGGACGCCGCTCTCATATTTCAGCCGCGAATACGCGCCCTTGCCCCGGACGCCGACGACAACCTCTTTGTAGCCGCCAACGCCGGTGCTGTTTTCATCCAAGATTTGCGTCTTCCAGCCGCGCGATTCAGCGTAGCGGGTATACATGCGCAGCAAATCGCCGGCAAAAATGCCGGCCTCGTCGCCGCCTGTGCCGGCGCGGATTTCGATGAAAACGTTTTTGTCGTCGCGGGCGTCTTTGGGAACCAGCAGACGGCGCATTTCTGCTTCCAGGGCCGCCTGCGCTTCCAGCAGTTGTTCGATTTCGGCCTCGGCCAGGGCTTTCATCTCTGGGTCGTTTTCCATTTCCAGCATTTCACGCGCGCCAACCAACTCTTCGCTTTTGGTCTGATGTTGGCGATAGGCTTCCACCAGCGGCTGTAGGTCGGAGCGTTCTTGTGCCAGGTCGTTAACGCGGTTGTAGTCGGAGACGATGGCCGGGTCGGACATCTGCATTTCGATTTCGTCGTAGCGGGCGACGACTTTGGCGATTTTATCGAGCATAAAACGATTTGATCCTGTGTTGAATAGGTTTGTTAGAATGTTGGTTGTTTGGTTGGATTGTAAGTAGGTGGCGGGAGTTGGTCAAGAACGGTGGGAGTAAGAACCTGGCCGGGTGGCTCAGACCGGCCAGGTTTTCAGGTTAGCTTAAGGTTCGGTGTACCAGGCCAGTCCCAGGGCGGCCGGGCCAGTGTGGGTTCCGATCACCGGGCTGATTTCGACGATGTTAAGGCTGGCCGGTTTGATACGTTCTCGTATCTGGGCGGCCAGGGATTCCGCTTCGGCGGGGACGGCCGCGTTGAGAATGGTGACGTGGGTGGCGCGGGCGCCTTGCACGCTTTCGGCGGCGATTTCTATCAGGCGCTGCACGGCTTTGCTTTTGGTGCGCACTTTGTCCAGGGGTTCGATACGGCCGTCTTCCAATTGCAGCAGTGGTTTAATAGACAGCATGGAACCAAACAAACGCTGCGCGCCGCCAATACGGCCGCCACGATGCAGGTATTCCAGCGTATCCACCACAAACACCAGGCGCAGCCGGGGCAAAATTGCGCGCGCGGCAGCGGCGGCCGTTTTGTAGTCCGCGCCCTGGGCCGCGGCTTCGGCGGCCGCCAGAGCCAGATAACCCAGGCCCATGGAGGTAGAGCGCGAGTCCACGATCTCGATGGGGAAGTCGCCCATCAATTCGGCGGCGGCATGGGCGGAGGCGATGGTGCCGCTGAGTTCGGCGGAGATGTGGATGGAGACGATGCTTTCGGCCGTTTGCGCAATCTGGCTGTACAGATCAAAAAACTCGCCGGCCGATGGTTGCGACGTGGTTGGCATATCTTTGGCCTGTGTCAGCCGCGTATAAAACTCGTCGGGTTTAATGTCTACGTTGTCGCGCAGGCTCTCCCCCGCCCAATTGACATGCAAGGGGATGACGTGCAGCTTGTATTTGCTGATCAATTCTTCTGGAATATAAGCTGTGCTGTCCACAACC
Proteins encoded in this region:
- a CDS encoding HAD family hydrolase — encoded protein: MSVKQFTCIFFDWDLTLVRVLGDISPEERLTALFQREGLPYTLREVQNAVRCYRADVQAGKIKRPQNQQTQREIARYYQDILARLSHRDRDWERAVHLYNAYAFLPQLPYEETRPVLQTLRTKGVKLGVISNHSRLIRPVIERIVGEAVDPHLIIISQEMGVHKPAGTIFHQAMARAQATAAACIFVGDHLSVDALGAVEKGGFGLGLWLDRQGKENGQTAVLPPNVDRITSLWQVLNYV
- a CDS encoding transglycosylase domain-containing protein, with protein sequence MANDTNEQDTAAHQPPQPAKKPTDQPGDDQPHSETISLLDLMAELARENEPPARDNAPTQTIFPPQISLGTDSDDATLTGAPAPTQPAHRQPIPLPLTPEEIPPQERPLEYDPDATNVSPRVAIPGGRTPDDEAVTRLYRPVKRPSADQPTPLPTTQPRRGTTRPSNQPPAATPATPATRRATPPPAQVAVPTPGRSAAPPKPRRRRDWHGCLARVLVIGLVGILLFSILGVVAAAIGYTSIARDLPSVAELEARASSFETARVYDRYGREIFSLADPNMGNRTRVSLDQISPYLIQATIATEDSRFYDNPGFDPIGLARAVFQAAREGEQIAGTSTITQQLVRAVLLDETERTERTARRKIREIILAAELARTYKKDTILELYLNEIYYGNLAYGIEAAAQTYFDKPAKDLTLAEASLLAGLPQAPAAWDPYTAPDLAVGRQWQVLNLMISDDYVTTEEAQAALNEMNVRVYELRPRAPQIDYPHFTFTVLQQAEELLGAQSIYRGGLRIYTTLDPAAQDLAQQTMTANRASVQAGGANNAALVAIKPETGEVLALVGSIDFYDEAISGQVNMVLAPRQPGSSLKPMVYLSAMEAGWTPSTLIWDVQTQFTDGANAPYVPKNFDDIFHGPLRLRPALGNSYNIPAVKAMEFYGVCNFIANMQKVGLTALRDEGCAEVGQPRNYGLSLALGGGEIPPLQMAGAFATLANQGRYLPPYTIVRIEDGRNNILYEHVQRPSAEAQVVRPEHAYLMSNILSDNNARLEEFGANNRLQIPGHRVAVKTGTSGSSANDVRDGWTIGYSAHVVTAVWVGNTSNQPIAPGQSGYQLATPIWNSFMTQYHADKQPLDFVRPPGIIEAEICADSGTRPGPDCANRAVEVFAGDQPPLDSSYDFSQVVPVDLWTNLRANAACAESVVESNFFTILVNGRPDVIARERLLAQQWLEQTAVGQNWAAQRNIALPLKLPPEQLCDANTPRPQVSINQPSANSEVGNLVEIRGTAKGPNFAGYMVEWGISHDPGGWGVVQERRPEQVDNDLLATWDLSEIDFSGPVTVRVTIYGPDNPYTPENDPVSLESRVLLTLQQPTPTPTGTPTETPTPTETATPSTTPTATPTSTNTPPGATPTPSPTPVEDEMTATPTLEPTPTETPTATPSS
- a CDS encoding dehydratase; this encodes MTKPAYHPRGLYFEGFEIGQILLTAGRTISETDIVNFAGLSGDFNRIHTDAVYAAQESFGQRVAHGLLVQSVATGLAVQTGFIEGTVLAFRELSCKFSLPVFIGDTIHVRIEITDTKAFARLGGGNITMKYSVINQDDKVVQRGDWVMLVKSKG
- the prfA gene encoding peptide chain release factor 1 — its product is MLDKIAKVVARYDEIEMQMSDPAIVSDYNRVNDLAQERSDLQPLVEAYRQHQTKSEELVGAREMLEMENDPEMKALAEAEIEQLLEAQAALEAEMRRLLVPKDARDDKNVFIEIRAGTGGDEAGIFAGDLLRMYTRYAESRGWKTQILDENSTGVGGYKEVVVGVRGKGAYSRLKYESGVHRVQRVPATESQGRIHTSAATVAVMPEVEDVEITLDERDLEITSTFSSGPGGQHMQKNATAARIVHKPSGIAVKIQSERSLLQNKQLGMAIIQARLQEIEESKQNASVAADRKSQVGSGDRSEKIRTYNYPQSRVTDHRIGYSSYNLTAVMSGDLDPFIDRLSVAEEAERLAAAE
- a CDS encoding DegV family protein — translated: MSNKTKVAVVVDSTAYIPEELISKYKLHVIPLHVNWAGESLRDNVDIKPDEFYTRLTQAKDMPTTSQPSAGEFFDLYSQIAQTAESIVSIHISAELSGTIASAHAAAELMGDFPIEIVDSRSTSMGLGYLALAAAEAAAQGADYKTAAAAARAILPRLRLVFVVDTLEYLHRGGRIGGAQRLFGSMLSIKPLLQLEDGRIEPLDKVRTKSKAVQRLIEIAAESVQGARATHVTILNAAVPAEAESLAAQIRERIKPASLNIVEISPVIGTHTGPAALGLAWYTEP